The Halorhabdus sp. BNX81 genome includes a region encoding these proteins:
- the moaC gene encoding cyclic pyranopterin monophosphate synthase MoaC: MTEAFTHVDDGAADMVDVGDKPASKRRAVAEGEIALTPSTIEAIRADEIGKGNVLATARVGAIQAVKHTWETIPLCHQIPITNVTTDFTVGEDAVQLRVTVETIGQTGCEMEALEGVTTGLNVVWDMVKAAEKDDDGSYPETAIRDVTVVEKTVQQASESE, encoded by the coding sequence ATGACCGAAGCGTTCACGCACGTCGACGATGGAGCCGCCGATATGGTGGACGTCGGCGACAAACCCGCTTCCAAGCGTCGGGCGGTCGCTGAAGGCGAGATCGCACTGACCCCTTCGACTATCGAAGCGATCCGTGCGGACGAGATCGGCAAGGGGAACGTCCTCGCGACCGCACGCGTCGGGGCGATCCAGGCCGTCAAGCACACCTGGGAGACAATCCCGCTGTGCCACCAGATTCCGATCACGAACGTGACAACGGACTTCACTGTCGGCGAGGACGCGGTACAACTCCGGGTAACTGTCGAGACGATCGGGCAGACTGGGTGTGAGATGGAGGCCCTAGAGGGCGTCACCACGGGTCTGAACGTCGTCTGGGACATGGTCAAGGCCGCTGAAAAGGACGACGACGGATCCTATCCTGAGACGGCGATCCGAGACGTAACTGTTGTCGAAAAGACAGTCCAACAAGCAAGTGAGTCAGAGTAA